In Xanthomonas sp. SI, the following are encoded in one genomic region:
- a CDS encoding DUF1328 domain-containing protein → MLHYAIIFFVIAIIAAVLGFSGIAGAATNIAWILFVVFLILAVISMFRRGKV, encoded by the coding sequence ATGCTGCATTACGCCATCATCTTTTTCGTCATCGCCATCATCGCGGCCGTGCTGGGTTTCAGCGGCATCGCCGGCGCCGCGACCAACATCGCCTGGATCCTGTTCGTGGTGTTCCTGATCCTGGCCGTGATCTCGATGTTCCGTCGCGGCAAGGTGTAG
- a CDS encoding S9 family peptidase produces the protein MACAQAEPPPLDLTPYLKRDQFERVKISPTGAYYAVTQPMEDRTGLVVVRRSDKQLSARIIGGADSVIDDFWWANDERIVVSMAERFGTRDEPVAIGQLHAIDADGKNPRLLASPYGMNDAVNATTLKAGLDPSVYMLDTLAQDPRNVLVSVVAPSSDPTIRIDKLDIYNHRRTPVATAPVSRADFVADHSGRVRFANGADSGNSSKLYYRDDNDTPWRLINDEAASFHRAYPLGFSSDDKLAYLQVEQASGPDAVVAWDPATDRYSPLLRDEQVDPYRVLRDLDGKTPIGVSFMSDGVRNRFFDDNAPTSRLYRSLEKAFNGDAVFITSATADRRLVLLYVWSDRNNGDYFLYDTVDKQAKRVFSRREWFRPDQVPPSREISFKARDGLPLHGYLTLPLHAEAGKPLPMVLLPHGGPFGVFDAWDFDDDAQLLAAAGYAVLRVNYRGSGNYGRAFTQAGAKEWGGHMQDDLTDATRWAAAQGIADASRICLYGASYGAYAALMGAAREPALYRCAAGYVGVYDLETMYRDQARRARWAKNWAGDWLGERSTLAARSPVNLADRIRIPVFLAAGGKDERAPIQHTERMEKALKKAGAPVESLYFPNEGHGFYTEPHRRAYYTQLLAFLSKHLGGAQAQ, from the coding sequence ATGGCATGCGCGCAGGCCGAGCCGCCGCCGCTGGATCTGACCCCGTATCTGAAGCGCGACCAGTTCGAGCGGGTCAAGATCTCGCCGACCGGCGCCTACTATGCCGTTACCCAGCCGATGGAGGACCGCACCGGGCTGGTGGTCGTTCGCCGCAGCGACAAGCAGCTTTCGGCCAGGATCATCGGCGGTGCCGACTCGGTGATCGACGATTTCTGGTGGGCCAACGACGAGCGCATCGTGGTATCGATGGCCGAGCGCTTCGGCACGCGCGACGAACCGGTGGCGATCGGCCAACTGCACGCCATCGATGCCGACGGCAAGAATCCGCGCCTGCTCGCCAGCCCGTATGGAATGAACGATGCGGTCAATGCCACCACGCTCAAGGCGGGCCTGGATCCGTCGGTGTACATGCTCGATACCCTGGCGCAGGATCCGCGCAACGTGCTGGTGTCGGTAGTGGCGCCCAGCAGCGATCCCACGATCCGCATCGACAAGCTCGATATCTACAATCACCGGCGTACGCCAGTGGCGACCGCGCCGGTGTCGCGGGCGGATTTCGTCGCCGACCATAGCGGGCGCGTGCGTTTCGCCAACGGCGCCGATAGCGGCAATTCCAGCAAGCTCTACTACCGCGACGACAACGACACGCCGTGGCGGCTGATCAACGACGAAGCCGCCAGCTTCCATCGCGCCTATCCGCTGGGGTTCTCCAGCGACGACAAGCTCGCCTACCTGCAGGTGGAACAGGCCAGCGGCCCGGATGCGGTAGTGGCCTGGGATCCGGCGACCGACCGCTACTCGCCCTTGCTGCGCGATGAGCAGGTCGACCCGTACCGGGTATTGCGCGACCTGGACGGCAAGACGCCGATCGGCGTGTCATTCATGAGCGACGGGGTGCGCAACCGCTTCTTCGACGACAACGCGCCGACCTCGCGCCTGTATCGATCGCTGGAAAAGGCGTTCAACGGCGATGCGGTGTTCATCACCTCGGCAACGGCCGATCGCCGGCTGGTGTTGCTATACGTCTGGAGCGATCGCAACAACGGCGATTATTTCCTGTACGACACCGTGGACAAGCAGGCCAAGCGCGTGTTCAGCCGGCGCGAATGGTTCCGGCCCGACCAGGTGCCGCCCAGCCGCGAGATCAGCTTCAAGGCCAGGGATGGCCTGCCGCTGCACGGCTATCTCACTCTGCCGCTGCATGCCGAGGCAGGCAAGCCCTTGCCGATGGTGCTGTTGCCGCACGGCGGGCCGTTCGGCGTGTTCGATGCGTGGGATTTCGACGACGACGCGCAGCTGCTGGCCGCGGCGGGCTACGCGGTGCTGCGGGTCAATTACCGCGGTTCGGGCAACTATGGCCGTGCCTTCACCCAGGCCGGGGCGAAGGAGTGGGGCGGCCACATGCAGGACGACCTGACCGATGCCACGCGCTGGGCGGCTGCGCAGGGTATCGCCGATGCCTCGCGCATCTGCCTCTACGGCGCCAGCTACGGCGCCTACGCGGCGTTGATGGGCGCGGCCAGGGAACCGGCCTTGTACCGCTGCGCCGCCGGCTATGTCGGCGTCTACGACCTGGAGACGATGTACCGCGACCAGGCCAGGCGTGCGCGCTGGGCCAAGAACTGGGCCGGCGACTGGCTCGGCGAACGCAGCACCCTGGCCGCGCGCTCGCCGGTCAATCTGGCCGATCGCATCCGCATCCCGGTGTTCCTAGCCGCGGGCGGCAAGGACGAGCGTGCGCCGATCCAGCACACCGAACGCATGGAAAAGGCGCTGAAGAAAGCCGGTGCGCCGGTGGAGTCGCTGTATTTCCCCAACGAGGGCCATGGCTTCTACACCGAGCCGCACCGGCGCGCCTATTACACACAGTTGCTGGCGTTCCTGAGCAAACACCTGGGGGGCGCGCAGGCGCAGTAG
- a CDS encoding pseudouridine synthase yields MWPGAPGADNPAVSISSDSLQILYLDPFLAVVDKPAGLMVHDSKLARGEDDFLADRLRAQLGRPIFLVHRLDRATSGCLLLAFDRDTAGALGKALMAGEVDKDYLAICRGWPAEERFDVDHDLDGGPGKPLKKPAQTRFQRLACGELQVPSGEFGTSRYALLRCSPVTGRFRQIRRHLKHLSHHLIGDTSHGDGRHNRIFRMQGVHRMLLHAERLAFPHPDGRRIEVNAPLDAEFVRAFGLFGWSPTPWMRSEAERLADAPDEVAG; encoded by the coding sequence TTGTGGCCGGGGGCGCCGGGCGCGGATAATCCGGCGGTGAGCATTTCTTCCGATTCCCTGCAGATCCTCTATCTGGACCCGTTCCTGGCCGTGGTCGACAAGCCGGCCGGGCTGATGGTCCACGACAGCAAGCTGGCCCGCGGCGAGGACGACTTCCTCGCCGATCGCCTACGCGCGCAACTGGGACGTCCGATCTTCCTGGTGCACCGGCTCGACCGCGCCACCAGCGGTTGCCTGCTGCTGGCCTTCGACCGCGACACCGCCGGCGCGCTGGGCAAGGCGCTGATGGCGGGGGAGGTGGACAAGGATTACCTGGCGATCTGTCGCGGCTGGCCGGCCGAGGAGCGCTTCGACGTCGACCACGACCTCGACGGCGGCCCCGGCAAGCCGTTGAAGAAACCGGCGCAGACCCGTTTCCAGCGCCTGGCCTGCGGCGAGTTGCAGGTGCCGTCGGGCGAGTTCGGCACCTCGCGCTACGCGCTGTTGCGCTGCAGCCCGGTGACCGGGCGTTTCCGCCAGATCCGTCGCCACCTCAAGCATCTGTCGCATCACCTGATCGGCGATACCAGCCACGGTGATGGCCGCCACAACCGCATCTTCCGCATGCAGGGCGTGCACCGCATGCTGCTGCACGCCGAGCGCCTGGCGTTCCCGCATCCGGACGGGCGCCGGATCGAGGTGAACGCACCGCTGGATGCGGAGTTCGTGCGCGCGTTCGGGTTGTTCGGCTGGTCGCCTACGCCGTGGATGCGGAGCGAGGCGGAACGATTGGCAGATGCGCCAGACGAGGTCGCTGGCTAG
- the ubiB gene encoding ubiquinone biosynthesis regulatory protein kinase UbiB, whose product MKAMFRASRIGRVILRYRLDDLLDGTPAERWLRLAKPFVPRASPDIAAQSRGARLRLALQDLGPIFVKFGQILSTRRDLMPPDVAEELTLLQDRVRPFDGEAARRIVEQALGQPIGVAFASFDTTPLASASIAQVHAATLHDGREVVVKVLRPDIERQIDADIALLKSAAALVDRAHPRADKIRPREVVAEIETTLAAELDLQREGANASVLRRFWLHSDDMYVPEVIWSHTAERALTLERVRGIPSDDIASLDAAGIDRKALAAKGVRVFYTQVFRDNFFHADAHAGNIWVDSDPARRINPRFIALDFGIMGQLSQEDQYYLAENFMAIFNKDYRRMAELHVEAGWMPANVRIDELEAAARSVCEPYFTRPLSQISLAEVLIKLFRVAQRYELTLQPQLILLQKTLLNIEGVGRQLDPELDIWAVARPVLERILVERYSPQRALQELRKRLPEIMTHAPDMPRLVHSWLRQQVEGGHELSMRSRDLSDLNVILLRMQRRVVTAITGVGLLTVAALLYALDAGGPQLGGVSIWAWGAGGIGAVSLLSAWWRR is encoded by the coding sequence ATGAAGGCGATGTTCCGCGCCAGCCGCATCGGCCGGGTTATCCTGCGCTACCGCCTGGACGATCTGCTCGACGGCACCCCGGCCGAGCGCTGGCTGCGCCTGGCCAAGCCGTTCGTGCCGCGCGCCAGCCCGGACATCGCCGCGCAGTCGCGCGGCGCGCGGTTGCGTTTGGCGCTGCAGGACCTGGGCCCGATCTTCGTCAAGTTCGGGCAGATCCTGTCCACCCGCCGCGACCTGATGCCGCCGGACGTGGCCGAGGAACTGACCCTGCTGCAGGACCGGGTGCGCCCGTTCGATGGCGAGGCCGCGCGGCGTATCGTCGAGCAGGCGCTGGGGCAGCCGATCGGCGTGGCCTTCGCCAGTTTCGACACCACGCCGCTGGCCTCCGCCTCGATCGCGCAAGTGCATGCGGCGACGCTGCACGACGGCCGCGAAGTGGTGGTCAAGGTGCTGCGCCCGGACATCGAGCGGCAGATCGACGCCGACATCGCGCTGTTGAAGTCCGCCGCCGCGCTGGTCGATCGCGCGCACCCGCGCGCCGACAAGATCCGCCCGCGCGAAGTGGTGGCCGAGATCGAGACCACCCTGGCCGCGGAGCTGGACCTGCAGCGCGAAGGCGCCAATGCCAGCGTGCTGCGCCGCTTCTGGCTGCATTCGGACGACATGTACGTGCCGGAGGTGATCTGGAGCCACACTGCCGAGCGCGCGCTGACCCTGGAACGGGTGCGCGGCATCCCTTCCGACGACATCGCCTCGCTCGACGCCGCCGGCATCGACCGCAAGGCGCTGGCCGCCAAGGGCGTGCGCGTGTTCTACACGCAGGTGTTCCGCGACAACTTCTTCCATGCCGATGCGCACGCCGGCAACATCTGGGTCGACAGCGATCCGGCGCGGCGGATCAACCCGCGCTTCATCGCGCTGGACTTCGGCATCATGGGCCAGCTGTCGCAGGAAGATCAGTACTACCTGGCCGAGAATTTCATGGCCATCTTCAACAAGGACTACCGGCGCATGGCCGAGCTGCACGTGGAGGCGGGCTGGATGCCGGCCAACGTGCGCATCGACGAACTGGAAGCGGCGGCGCGCTCGGTGTGCGAACCGTACTTCACACGGCCGCTGTCGCAGATCTCGCTGGCCGAGGTGCTGATCAAGCTGTTCCGCGTCGCCCAGCGCTATGAGCTGACCCTGCAGCCGCAGCTGATCCTGCTGCAGAAGACCCTGCTCAACATCGAAGGCGTGGGCCGCCAGCTGGACCCGGAGCTGGACATCTGGGCGGTGGCGCGGCCGGTGCTCGAGCGCATCCTGGTCGAGCGCTACAGCCCGCAGCGCGCGCTGCAGGAGTTGCGCAAGCGGCTGCCGGAAATCATGACCCATGCGCCGGACATGCCGCGCCTGGTGCACAGCTGGCTGCGCCAGCAGGTGGAAGGCGGCCACGAGCTGTCGATGCGCTCGCGCGATCTGTCCGACCTCAACGTGATCCTGCTGCGCATGCAGCGCCGCGTGGTCACCGCGATCACCGGCGTGGGCCTGCTCACCGTCGCGGCACTGCTGTACGCGCTCGACGCCGGCGGGCCGCAGCTCGGCGGCGTGTCGATCTGGGCATGGGGCGCCGGCGGCATCGGCGCGGTCAGCCTGCTCTCGGCGTGGTGGCGGCGCTAG
- the oleD gene encoding 2-alkyl-3-oxoalkanoate reductase, with protein sequence MKIVVTGGGGFLGQALCRGLVARGHEVISYNRGHYPELQALGVAQVRGDLADAQALHHAVAGAEAVFHNAAKAGAWGSYDSYYQPNVVGTENVLAACRAHGVGRLIYTSTPSVTHRATHPVEGLGADQVPYGENFQAPYAATKAIAERAVLAANDAQLAVVALRPRLIWGPGDNQILPKLVARAQAGRVRLVGGGDNRVDSTFIDNAAQAHFDAFEHLRVGAACAGKAYFISNGEPLPMRELLNKLLAAVGAPPVTKTLSFKAAYRIGAACETLWPLLRLRGEPPLTRFLAEQLCTPHWYSMEPARRDFGYVPQVSIEQGLQRLASSWRRDTSVTS encoded by the coding sequence ATGAAGATAGTGGTGACGGGCGGTGGTGGATTCCTGGGCCAGGCGCTGTGCCGCGGCCTGGTCGCGCGCGGGCACGAGGTGATCAGCTACAACCGCGGCCACTATCCGGAACTGCAGGCGCTGGGCGTGGCCCAGGTGCGCGGCGACCTGGCGGATGCGCAGGCGCTGCACCACGCGGTCGCCGGCGCCGAGGCGGTGTTCCACAACGCGGCCAAGGCCGGTGCCTGGGGCAGCTACGACAGCTACTACCAGCCCAACGTGGTCGGCACCGAGAACGTGCTGGCCGCCTGCCGCGCGCACGGCGTGGGCCGCCTGATCTACACCTCCACGCCAAGCGTGACCCATCGCGCCACGCATCCGGTGGAGGGCTTGGGCGCGGACCAGGTGCCGTATGGCGAGAACTTTCAGGCGCCGTACGCGGCGACCAAGGCGATCGCCGAGCGCGCGGTGCTCGCTGCCAACGACGCGCAACTGGCGGTGGTGGCGCTACGGCCGCGGCTGATCTGGGGGCCGGGCGACAACCAGATCCTGCCCAAGCTGGTCGCGCGCGCGCAGGCCGGGCGCGTGCGCCTGGTCGGCGGCGGCGACAACCGGGTCGATTCAACCTTCATCGACAATGCCGCGCAGGCGCATTTCGACGCGTTCGAGCATCTGCGCGTCGGCGCGGCCTGCGCCGGCAAGGCGTACTTCATTTCCAATGGCGAGCCGCTGCCGATGCGCGAGTTGCTGAACAAGCTGCTGGCCGCGGTCGGCGCGCCGCCGGTGACCAAGACCCTGTCGTTCAAGGCGGCCTATCGCATCGGCGCGGCCTGCGAAACGCTGTGGCCGCTGCTGCGCCTGCGCGGCGAGCCGCCGCTGACCCGCTTCCTGGCCGAGCAGCTGTGCACGCCGCATTGGTACAGCATGGAACCGGCGCGACGCGATTTCGGCTATGTACCGCAGGTTTCGATCGAGCAGGGCCTGCAGCGCCTGGCGTCATCATGGCGCCGCGACACTTCCGTCACTTCCTGA
- the arfB gene encoding alternative ribosome rescue aminoacyl-tRNA hydrolase ArfB encodes MGNGAIHISNSLAIPESEIVERFVRASGAGGQNVNKVSTAVELRFDLAGSPSLPEPLRARLLARRDRRITAEGVLVIDAQRFRTQDRNRDDARQRLAEFIAAGLSVPKRRIATKPSKGAKLRRLDDKRERSQIKRGRSPGRWE; translated from the coding sequence ATGGGTAATGGGGCCATCCACATCTCGAACAGCCTGGCGATTCCGGAAAGCGAAATCGTCGAGCGCTTCGTGCGCGCCAGCGGCGCCGGCGGGCAGAACGTCAACAAGGTCTCCACCGCGGTGGAGCTGCGTTTCGATCTGGCCGGCTCGCCGTCGCTGCCGGAGCCGCTGCGTGCGCGGCTGCTGGCGCGTCGCGACCGGCGCATCACCGCCGAGGGCGTGCTGGTGATCGATGCGCAACGCTTTCGCACCCAGGACCGCAACCGCGACGATGCGCGGCAGCGCCTGGCCGAGTTCATCGCCGCCGGGCTGTCGGTGCCGAAGCGGCGCATCGCCACCAAACCTTCGAAGGGCGCAAAGCTGCGGCGCCTGGATGACAAGCGCGAGCGCAGCCAGATCAAACGTGGCCGTTCGCCCGGCCGCTGGGAGTGA
- a CDS encoding winged helix-turn-helix domain-containing protein → MGERYRLDDLRIDVARQRVERDGVALELGGLSFRLLHYLLQQGQRVVGFDELIAQVWAPALVNEETVTQRVRLLRQALGDASRQPRYLRSVRGQGYQLCAPVRSDEDDGDREDAPAPRRPRWRGIAIAAVVVLGVGTLAALAWSWSAPPQEAAAAPLLQRAEYYAGIGQRDDNERAIALYRQRLQQVPDEPRALLGLSRAYSARVCQYGGDAQYVALARRLAAQVIAAQPQLAAAHAALGYAHDCSGEYAAALAAYERALQLDPGADAVRGSAAYLYERKGQLAQALAANLQVRDPARVRFLPIQIASNLNLLGYVSAAEARYRDSFQLYPDSAFSNVAWPSFLFAHGRTAEAQAALDEALGRGTDYAGLYLLQAELALAQGDAARARQASLHALRLRPQGSLGQTVSWMLDAQPRPAAPALRARAQDLLHSLARGADPLNGLDAALLLQLAGDPDAALDALRRAQAAGYRDAAYLRVSPLLAPLRAQAGFAALLARNQADIAAQRAQVRQAGLLPQETGAATATP, encoded by the coding sequence ATGGGCGAGCGCTACCGGCTGGACGACCTACGCATCGACGTGGCGCGGCAACGGGTCGAGCGCGACGGCGTGGCGCTGGAACTGGGCGGGCTGAGTTTCCGCCTGCTGCATTACCTGCTGCAGCAGGGCCAGCGCGTGGTCGGCTTCGACGAACTGATCGCGCAGGTGTGGGCGCCGGCGCTGGTCAACGAGGAGACCGTGACCCAGCGCGTGCGCCTGTTGCGGCAGGCGTTGGGCGACGCCTCGCGGCAGCCGCGCTACCTGCGCTCGGTGCGCGGCCAGGGCTACCAGCTGTGTGCGCCGGTGCGCAGCGACGAAGACGACGGCGACAGGGAAGACGCACCGGCACCGCGACGCCCGCGTTGGCGTGGCATCGCGATCGCGGCAGTCGTGGTGCTCGGTGTCGGAACGCTGGCGGCGCTGGCGTGGTCGTGGTCCGCGCCGCCGCAGGAAGCGGCGGCGGCACCGCTGCTGCAACGCGCCGAGTATTACGCCGGCATCGGCCAGCGCGACGACAACGAACGCGCGATCGCGCTGTACCGGCAGCGCCTGCAGCAAGTGCCCGACGAGCCGCGTGCGTTGCTCGGGCTCAGTCGCGCCTACAGCGCACGCGTGTGCCAGTACGGCGGCGATGCGCAGTACGTTGCACTCGCACGGCGCCTGGCGGCGCAGGTGATCGCGGCGCAGCCGCAGCTGGCCGCCGCGCATGCCGCGCTCGGCTATGCGCACGATTGCAGCGGCGAGTACGCGGCGGCGCTGGCCGCCTACGAGCGCGCGCTGCAGCTGGATCCGGGCGCCGATGCGGTACGCGGCTCGGCTGCGTATCTGTACGAACGCAAGGGCCAGTTGGCGCAGGCATTGGCCGCCAACCTGCAGGTGCGCGATCCGGCGCGGGTGCGCTTCCTGCCGATCCAGATCGCCAGCAATCTCAACCTGCTCGGCTATGTCAGCGCCGCCGAAGCGCGCTATCGCGACAGCTTCCAGTTGTATCCGGACAGCGCGTTTTCCAACGTGGCCTGGCCGAGCTTCCTGTTCGCGCATGGCCGCACCGCCGAAGCGCAGGCGGCATTGGACGAAGCGCTGGGGCGCGGCACCGACTACGCCGGGCTGTACCTGCTGCAGGCGGAGCTGGCATTGGCGCAGGGCGATGCGGCGCGTGCGCGCCAGGCCAGCCTGCATGCGCTGCGGTTACGTCCCCAGGGTAGCCTGGGGCAGACCGTGTCATGGATGCTGGACGCGCAGCCACGGCCTGCCGCGCCGGCGCTGCGCGCGCGGGCGCAAGACCTGTTGCACAGCCTTGCGCGTGGTGCCGACCCACTGAATGGGCTGGATGCGGCGCTGCTGCTGCAACTGGCCGGCGACCCGGACGCGGCGCTGGATGCGCTGCGCCGCGCGCAGGCCGCCGGCTATCGCGATGCGGCCTACCTGCGGGTGTCGCCGTTGCTGGCGCCGCTGCGCGCACAGGCCGGCTTCGCCGCGTTGCTGGCGCGCAACCAGGCCGACATCGCCGCCCAGCGCGCACAGGTGCGCCAAGCCGGCCTGCTCCCGCAGGAAACCGGCGCGGCTACGGCAACGCCTTGA
- a CDS encoding SCP2 sterol-binding domain-containing protein, translating to MPGSPFDALKPLAGRALEAALNRALALDPDTREALRGLDGQRVALTLEAPALALQIRVDGTRLQVGPVDAAQEPDLAVRSTLGGLFAQLPFLAQARRGASPGGRVRVSGDAELARRLQQLAGRFDPDWQRPFTQVFGDVLGVQFANAARAALHQAQRSAQDLAQSAAEFVTEESRDVVPRAELDAFYDDVDAVRDDVERLAARVARLQPGHGA from the coding sequence ATGCCTGGATCTCCCTTCGATGCCCTCAAGCCCCTGGCCGGCCGCGCGCTGGAAGCGGCGCTCAACCGCGCGCTGGCGCTGGACCCGGATACCCGCGAGGCGCTGCGCGGCCTCGACGGCCAGCGCGTGGCGCTGACCCTGGAGGCGCCGGCGCTGGCGCTGCAGATCCGGGTGGACGGCACGCGCCTGCAGGTCGGTCCGGTGGACGCGGCGCAGGAACCGGATCTGGCGGTGCGCAGCACCCTCGGCGGGCTGTTCGCGCAACTGCCGTTCCTGGCCCAGGCGCGACGCGGCGCCAGTCCCGGCGGACGGGTGCGGGTGTCCGGCGATGCCGAACTGGCGCGGCGCCTGCAGCAGTTGGCGGGGCGCTTCGATCCCGACTGGCAGCGCCCGTTCACCCAGGTGTTCGGCGACGTGCTCGGCGTGCAGTTCGCCAATGCCGCGCGCGCGGCGCTGCATCAGGCCCAGCGCAGCGCGCAGGACCTGGCGCAGAGCGCGGCCGAATTCGTCACCGAGGAGTCGCGCGACGTGGTCCCGCGCGCCGAGCTGGACGCGTTCTACGACGATGTGGATGCGGTGCGCGACGATGTCGAACGTCTGGCCGCGCGCGTGGCCAGGTTGCAGCCGGGACACGGCGCATGA
- a CDS encoding DUF2059 domain-containing protein has product MNPTPLLSRRWPQRLLLAALLALAAGPALAEPPSDGDVNRLLSASRAQNMLDSMLPQIEAMQRQQFAQLTAQRPLDAAQQQKVQQIQERTQATVRKALSWQEMRPLYVNLYKQSFSKQDVLAMAEFYESPAGQSMLDKTPQLMQNLMGAIQQKITPLFTDLQKDLEQTVNTPPPAPAKK; this is encoded by the coding sequence ATGAACCCGACCCCGCTCCTTTCCCGTCGCTGGCCGCAGCGCCTGCTGCTGGCCGCGCTGCTGGCCCTGGCCGCGGGCCCCGCGCTGGCCGAGCCGCCCAGCGACGGCGACGTCAACCGCCTGCTGTCGGCCTCGCGCGCGCAGAACATGCTCGACAGCATGCTGCCGCAGATCGAGGCGATGCAGCGCCAGCAATTCGCGCAACTGACCGCGCAGCGCCCGCTCGACGCGGCACAGCAGCAGAAGGTGCAGCAGATCCAGGAGCGCACCCAGGCCACCGTGCGCAAGGCGCTATCGTGGCAGGAAATGCGCCCGCTCTACGTGAACCTGTACAAGCAGTCGTTCTCCAAGCAGGACGTGCTGGCGATGGCCGAGTTCTACGAGAGCCCGGCCGGCCAGAGCATGCTCGACAAGACCCCGCAGCTGATGCAAAACCTGATGGGTGCGATCCAGCAGAAGATCACCCCGCTGTTCACCGACCTGCAGAAGGACCTGGAGCAGACCGTCAACACGCCGCCTCCGGCGCCGGCGAAGAAGTAG
- a CDS encoding DUF3147 family protein, with protein sequence MPWIVGKYLITAALVVAISEVARRSDRLGGLIAALPLVTVLTLIWLQLERQPQAKIANHAWYTFWYVLPTLPMFLAFPLLLPRLGFWWTLAACELLTIACFGALALGVRRFGIQLL encoded by the coding sequence ATGCCCTGGATCGTCGGCAAGTATCTGATCACCGCCGCGCTGGTGGTGGCGATTTCCGAAGTGGCGCGGCGCAGCGACCGGCTCGGTGGGCTGATCGCCGCCTTGCCGCTGGTGACGGTGCTGACGCTGATCTGGCTGCAACTGGAGCGGCAGCCGCAGGCCAAGATCGCCAACCATGCCTGGTATACGTTCTGGTACGTGCTGCCGACGCTGCCGATGTTCCTGGCGTTTCCGCTGCTGTTGCCGCGGCTGGGCTTCTGGTGGACGCTGGCCGCGTGCGAGCTGCTGACCATCGCCTGCTTCGGCGCGTTGGCGCTGGGCGTGCGCCGCTTCGGGATCCAGTTGCTGTAG
- a CDS encoding serine hydrolase codes for MSRLPFLLCTVFVLAAPVVHAAPTTTSSTTATAPPALEDGWKVADARATGWNMATLAALEQAIADGKAPNTSSVLIVRDGALVYERYFGDADRQTLQDTRSATKSITAMLVGAAIERGRLAGAQAKVYDYFGDRHWQQPDPRKRALTVEDLLTMSSQLECDDENAFSSGNEERMYVSADWTQFALDLPIKGYAPWMSRPENSPHGRAFAYCTAGSFLLGALVEKATGQHLENFAAQALERPLGITDVHWGRSAEGVGMGGGGTRYRSRDLAKFGQLLLDQGRWHGQQVLPADWVRAMTTVHAQAREDADYGYLLWRFRFPVRGVERGVWAMSGNGGNYVFVLPEERLVVVITRSAYNTPKMHPQSQALLADYVLKALP; via the coding sequence ATGTCGCGCCTTCCGTTCCTGCTGTGCACCGTGTTCGTTCTCGCCGCGCCTGTCGTTCATGCCGCGCCCACCACCACCAGCAGCACCACCGCCACCGCGCCGCCGGCGCTCGAAGACGGCTGGAAGGTCGCCGACGCCCGGGCCACGGGCTGGAACATGGCCACGCTCGCGGCACTGGAGCAGGCCATCGCCGACGGCAAGGCGCCGAACACCAGCAGCGTGCTGATCGTGCGCGACGGCGCGCTGGTCTACGAACGCTACTTCGGCGATGCCGATCGGCAGACCCTGCAAGACACCCGCTCGGCGACCAAGAGCATCACCGCGATGCTGGTCGGCGCGGCGATCGAGCGCGGCCGCCTAGCCGGCGCGCAGGCCAAGGTCTACGACTACTTCGGTGACCGTCATTGGCAGCAGCCGGATCCGCGCAAGCGCGCGCTCACCGTCGAGGACCTGCTGACGATGAGTTCGCAACTGGAATGCGACGACGAGAACGCGTTCTCCAGCGGCAACGAGGAACGCATGTACGTCAGCGCCGACTGGACCCAGTTCGCGCTGGACCTGCCGATCAAGGGCTACGCACCATGGATGAGCCGCCCCGAGAACAGCCCGCACGGCCGCGCCTTCGCCTACTGCACCGCCGGCAGCTTCCTGCTCGGCGCGCTGGTGGAGAAAGCCACCGGCCAGCACCTGGAAAACTTCGCCGCGCAGGCGCTGGAACGGCCACTGGGCATCACCGACGTCCACTGGGGCCGCTCCGCCGAAGGCGTGGGCATGGGCGGCGGCGGCACGCGCTACCGCAGCCGCGACCTGGCCAAGTTCGGCCAGTTGCTGCTCGACCAGGGCCGCTGGCACGGCCAGCAGGTGCTGCCTGCGGACTGGGTGCGGGCGATGACCACGGTGCACGCGCAGGCGCGCGAGGACGCCGACTACGGCTATCTGCTGTGGCGTTTCCGCTTCCCGGTGCGCGGGGTGGAACGCGGGGTGTGGGCGATGTCCGGCAACGGCGGCAACTACGTGTTCGTGCTGCCCGAAGAACGCCTGGTGGTGGTGATCACCCGCAGCGCCTACAACACGCCGAAGATGCATCCGCAATCGCAGGCGCTGCTCGCCGACTACGTGCTCAAGGCGTTGCCGTAG